From Cydia splendana chromosome 4, ilCydSple1.2, whole genome shotgun sequence, one genomic window encodes:
- the LOC134789779 gene encoding fork head domain-containing protein FD4-like encodes MPRPTRESYGDQKPPFSYIALTAMAIWSSPERMLPLSEIYRFITDRFPYYRRNTQRWQNSLRHNLSFNDCFVKVPRRPDRPGKGAYWTLHPQAFDMFENGSLLRRRKRFKLHKGEKDSLNAELAALASFNRAFLARQAGGPPPPPSMPSGGLYGPTMNLCSRLSPEPLEAPDTAALLPAGPRPRRAFTIDALLEPEPRRSPSPPPPPPMQPHCPLPLPPAPYLLAAQRYHAELLAGLQQSCLPPLWTWRDTNQFSHYTLNS; translated from the coding sequence ATGCCTCGACCCACACGCGAGTCCTACGGAGACCAAAAACCACCGTTCTCATACATAGCTCTGACCGCCATGGCCATCTGGAGTTCCCCAGAGCGCATGCTGCCGCTCTCAGAGATCTACCGGTTCATCACAGACCGCTTCCCATATTACCGGCGCAACACGCAGCGCTGGCAGAATTCACTGCGGCACAACCTCTCCTTCAACGACTGCTTCGTGAAGGTGCCGCGCCGACCGGACCGACCCGGCAAGGGCGCTTACTGGACGCTGCATCCGCAGGCCTTCGACATGTTCGAGAATGGCTCGCTATTAAGGAGACGCAAGCGGTTTAAGTTGCATAAGGGAGAGAAAGACAGTTTGAATGCGGAGCTGGCGGCGCTGGCAAGTTTTAATCGAGCGTTTTTGGCGCGTCAGGCgggcgggccgccgccgccaccgagTATGCCGAGTGGAGGATTGTATGGCCCCACTATGAACCTATGTTCGAGGTTGAGTCCCGAGCCACTGGAAGCGCCGGATACGGCAGCGCTACTGCCGGCGGGGCCGCGGCCGCGGCGCGCGTTTACGATCGACGCGCTGTTAGAGCCGGAGCCGCGGCGCTCGCCATCACCACCGCCGCCGCCCCCCATGCAGCCGCACTGCCCGCTGCCGCTACCTCCCGCACCGTACTTGTTGGCGGCGCAGCGCTACCACGCAGAGCTGCTGGCCGGACTGCAGCAGTCTTGCCTACCCCCGTTGTGGACATGGAGAGACACAAACCAGTTTTCACATTATACGCTTAATTCATGA